In Vibrio sp. 10N, the following proteins share a genomic window:
- the arnT gene encoding lipid IV(A) 4-amino-4-deoxy-L-arabinosyltransferase, with amino-acid sequence MQQSRINWAVWVPLFFIALYILPLDLRPLWSPDELRYGEISREMVASGNWIVPTFNDLRYFEKPIMGYWFNAIAQVVFGDTNFAVRIASALATLGGALFLVSLVSRMADRRQGWLTAGVFLSMFMVAAIGTYSVLDGMLAFWLTACYAAFYFATEATSTKQRWLHYGLAGFFCGCAVLTKGFLALALPVIVVVPYMILQKQFLEILRWGWWVMLVAFLTCLPWSLAIHAAEPDYWNYFFWEEHIHRFSAEDAQHAAPIWYYVPFLFLGTLPWVFWAPSATVQLKGELSKPLIRYSILWALMPFLLFSYASGKLATYILPCMAPIAILLTHGILKAYSKKAKGLKIGSLINGAFFSIVAITLMVMFFMGKLPLDETESYRPWVALFILGFWAACAFFAAKAKTFEHKFAAYMLSPLALFALFSTVVPNTTIDSKMPGRFMEELAPKVTDEMVLIADYPDTMSALNWYLKRTDVYLTKGMGEVDYGLAYDDANHRWVPFAELGDFIKEKQKTAPVLLHFRNLPALPADFPVADDHLDRGRYHALIFNQVTAE; translated from the coding sequence ATGCAACAATCACGAATTAACTGGGCGGTATGGGTACCGCTGTTTTTTATTGCGCTTTACATATTACCGCTCGACTTGCGTCCTTTGTGGTCTCCTGATGAACTGCGTTACGGTGAGATCTCTCGAGAGATGGTCGCGTCTGGAAACTGGATTGTTCCTACCTTCAACGACCTGCGCTATTTTGAAAAGCCGATCATGGGCTACTGGTTTAATGCCATTGCTCAAGTTGTATTTGGTGATACCAATTTCGCGGTGCGTATTGCATCTGCATTGGCGACACTCGGTGGTGCGCTGTTCCTCGTATCGCTTGTAAGCCGTATGGCTGATCGCCGTCAAGGGTGGTTAACTGCAGGCGTGTTCTTGAGCATGTTCATGGTGGCTGCGATTGGTACCTACAGCGTACTTGATGGCATGCTGGCATTTTGGCTCACGGCTTGTTATGCCGCGTTCTATTTTGCGACAGAAGCAACGAGCACCAAGCAGCGTTGGCTGCACTATGGTCTCGCAGGTTTCTTCTGTGGTTGTGCGGTTTTGACTAAAGGTTTCCTTGCCCTAGCACTACCAGTGATTGTGGTTGTGCCTTACATGATTTTGCAAAAGCAGTTCCTAGAGATCCTTCGTTGGGGCTGGTGGGTGATGCTGGTGGCATTTCTCACCTGCCTACCTTGGTCACTTGCGATCCATGCGGCTGAACCTGACTACTGGAACTACTTCTTCTGGGAAGAGCATATCCACCGTTTCTCGGCAGAAGATGCACAGCACGCAGCACCGATTTGGTACTACGTCCCGTTCCTATTCTTGGGCACGCTTCCTTGGGTATTCTGGGCACCATCAGCGACTGTTCAGTTGAAAGGCGAGCTTAGCAAGCCGCTGATCCGTTACTCAATTTTGTGGGCATTGATGCCGTTTCTATTGTTTTCTTATGCAAGTGGTAAGCTGGCGACCTACATTCTGCCTTGTATGGCACCGATTGCGATTTTGCTGACACACGGCATTCTTAAAGCGTATAGCAAAAAAGCGAAAGGCCTAAAGATCGGTTCTCTGATTAACGGTGCATTCTTCTCGATTGTGGCGATCACTCTGATGGTTATGTTCTTTATGGGCAAGCTACCATTGGATGAGACGGAATCGTACCGCCCTTGGGTTGCATTGTTTATTTTAGGTTTCTGGGCAGCGTGCGCATTTTTTGCCGCTAAAGCTAAGACGTTTGAGCACAAATTTGCAGCCTATATGCTATCTCCATTGGCGTTGTTTGCGCTGTTCTCAACCGTGGTACCAAATACGACCATTGATTCAAAAATGCCAGGTCGCTTTATGGAAGAGTTGGCACCGAAAGTCACGGATGAAATGGTGCTGATTGCTGACTATCCAGACACCATGTCTGCACTTAACTGGTACCTAAAACGTACCGATGTCTACTTAACAAAAGGCATGGGTGAGGTGGATTATGGTTTGGCTTATGATGATGCCAATCATCGTTGGGTACCCTTTGCCGAGCTTGGTGATTTCATTAAAGAAAAACAGAAGACGGCACCAGTTCTTCTCCACTTTAGAAATCTACCTGCTTTGCCAGCCGATTTCCCAGTAGCGGATGATCACCTTGATCGCGGACGTTACCATGCTTTGATCTTCAACCAAGTTACGGCAGAGTAA
- a CDS encoding 4-amino-4-deoxy-L-arabinose-phospho-UDP flippase produces the protein MTVLLYIISVLASSLSQYWQKRAAMYFEENPQLSMVGKLLSFPMILGIGFLGTSAITWLGVLSQWDVSVAYPLLSVNFVIMLLVSKFAFGEVIVPRQWLGVMMIMVGIGIIGGAN, from the coding sequence ATGACGGTACTGTTGTACATCATTTCTGTACTGGCTAGCTCGCTGAGTCAATATTGGCAAAAGCGAGCTGCTATGTACTTCGAGGAGAACCCACAGCTCTCTATGGTGGGCAAGCTTCTGAGCTTTCCTATGATTTTAGGGATTGGGTTTCTTGGCACCAGTGCTATCACTTGGCTAGGTGTCTTGAGCCAGTGGGATGTCTCCGTGGCGTATCCACTGCTCAGTGTCAACTTCGTTATTATGCTGTTGGTGTCTAAGTTTGCTTTTGGTGAAGTGATTGTGCCAAGGCAGTGGCTTGGTGTGATGATGATTATGGTTGGTATTGGCATCATTGGAGGGGCGAACTAA
- the arnF gene encoding 4-amino-4-deoxy-L-arabinose-phosphoundecaprenol flippase subunit ArnF: MVLKDLKAGLPIALVSVMLISIAQLAMKWGMGALSDHWSTLQPALLAIDLLTIVSEFWPALLCVVIGLGCYALSMGCWVMALKHLPLGVAYPLLSLSYVIVYALAVTLPWLNEPFSWVKLSGIACILLGLTLIFTAKKSSS; encoded by the coding sequence ATGGTGTTAAAAGACTTGAAAGCAGGCCTTCCTATTGCTCTTGTCAGTGTCATGTTGATCTCCATCGCGCAACTTGCGATGAAGTGGGGCATGGGCGCGTTATCCGACCATTGGTCGACATTGCAACCTGCGTTGTTGGCTATCGATTTACTGACGATAGTGAGTGAGTTTTGGCCAGCGCTGCTCTGTGTTGTGATAGGTCTAGGCTGTTACGCTTTGTCTATGGGCTGTTGGGTCATGGCGCTTAAACATTTACCGCTTGGTGTTGCTTATCCACTACTTAGTCTCAGTTACGTCATTGTCTATGCATTAGCGGTGACGTTACCTTGGCTTAATGAGCCGTTCAGTTGGGTTAAACTTTCGGGCATTGCTTGCATTCTCCTTGGCCTAACGCTCATTTTTACCGCAAAAAAATCCAGCTCGTAA
- a CDS encoding sugar transferase: MKKVNMEKTLIRISKRIFDLVGASVGMLILGICFIPVAIAIKSTSKGPIFYQQLRVGKWSPTKMDFIHVLKFRTMYIDAESRTGATWATENDPRITPVGRFLRKTRLDELPQFINVLRGDMSLIGPRPERPDFYQKLENDIPFFVERTYDVLPGITGLAQVNQGYDTCIEDVRSKVGFDHSYALSLSSYKSWLMTDVHIVFKTLKIMVDGRGR, encoded by the coding sequence ATGAAAAAGGTTAATATGGAAAAAACACTGATCCGCATCTCTAAACGAATCTTCGATTTAGTTGGAGCCAGTGTAGGCATGCTCATCCTCGGGATCTGTTTTATTCCTGTCGCTATTGCTATTAAATCGACGTCAAAAGGCCCTATTTTTTATCAGCAACTGCGCGTCGGCAAATGGAGCCCAACTAAAATGGACTTTATTCATGTGCTTAAGTTTAGAACCATGTACATTGATGCCGAGTCTCGAACTGGCGCAACGTGGGCTACTGAAAACGACCCTCGAATTACGCCTGTAGGCCGATTTCTGCGCAAAACACGCCTAGATGAATTGCCTCAATTTATTAATGTACTGCGTGGCGATATGTCGCTTATCGGCCCACGACCGGAGCGTCCGGACTTTTACCAGAAGCTAGAAAATGACATCCCGTTCTTTGTTGAACGCACCTACGATGTACTTCCTGGTATTACTGGCCTTGCCCAAGTCAACCAAGGTTATGACACTTGCATTGAGGATGTACGCAGTAAAGTAGGCTTCGACCACAGTTATGCTCTGTCTTTGTCATCTTACAAATCTTGGTTGATGACAGATGTTCATATCGTGTTTAAGACATTGAAAATCATGGTTGATGGCAGAGGTCGATAG
- a CDS encoding glycosyltransferase family 2 protein, whose protein sequence is MQTLLMALFWTCAFFIVYHHAIYPMLLKWWASRHPLPKAKQVKLYQTDSCAALPSITIVIPAYNEEKWIADKIRNCAVLDYPRDKLEVVVINDGSTDHTLTIAEETIQEAICCDTLFRIIDNKDNQGKVFRLNQHLAEITSDITCISDVSALISIDALKLAAHHFQRSDVGVVNSTYQLLEQDERGESLYWRYQNQVKYSESTFGSTIGAHGALYFIRAELFEALPYNTINDDFIIPMNIVRRGYRAVYEPHMNAVEMESSSTNQDFKRRLRISAGNMQQIIALLPLFAPQHKGTALTFFSGKALRVLTPYLMLTCLITSAILAPTSTLFTSFLFLQVALYGSVTISVLVPKLQSFKLVRAFTYLVVGHTANLIGGLRYLIGLENGAWKRLPQQENEHEKG, encoded by the coding sequence ATGCAAACACTACTTATGGCCTTATTTTGGACTTGCGCCTTCTTTATCGTCTACCATCACGCCATTTACCCTATGCTGCTCAAATGGTGGGCATCGCGCCACCCTCTGCCAAAGGCAAAACAGGTCAAACTCTATCAAACCGACAGTTGCGCTGCGTTACCATCAATAACCATCGTCATCCCTGCTTACAATGAAGAGAAGTGGATCGCCGACAAGATCCGTAATTGTGCGGTACTCGATTACCCTCGCGACAAACTTGAAGTAGTAGTCATTAACGATGGTAGTACAGACCACACGCTGACCATCGCCGAAGAGACCATTCAAGAGGCGATCTGCTGCGATACACTGTTCAGAATCATCGACAATAAAGACAATCAAGGAAAAGTATTTCGCCTCAATCAACACTTAGCAGAAATCACCAGCGATATAACATGTATCTCCGATGTATCCGCGCTGATTTCTATCGATGCTCTCAAACTCGCCGCGCACCACTTTCAGCGCAGCGATGTGGGTGTGGTTAATTCAACCTATCAGCTCTTGGAGCAAGACGAGCGCGGTGAATCCCTTTACTGGCGCTATCAGAATCAAGTGAAATATAGCGAATCTACCTTCGGCTCGACCATTGGCGCACACGGTGCACTCTACTTCATTCGAGCTGAGTTATTTGAAGCTCTGCCCTATAACACGATTAACGATGACTTCATCATTCCCATGAACATCGTTCGCCGCGGCTACCGAGCAGTATACGAACCTCACATGAATGCGGTTGAAATGGAAAGCAGTAGCACCAATCAGGATTTCAAACGTCGACTACGTATCTCTGCGGGTAATATGCAGCAAATCATTGCACTGCTCCCTCTGTTTGCACCGCAACATAAAGGCACGGCACTGACCTTTTTTTCCGGCAAAGCGCTTCGTGTCTTGACCCCTTATTTGATGCTTACCTGTCTAATAACGTCAGCGATATTGGCACCGACGAGTACGCTGTTTACCAGTTTTCTATTCCTGCAAGTCGCATTATATGGCTCTGTCACCATTAGCGTACTTGTTCCTAAACTACAGTCCTTCAAGCTTGTTCGTGCTTTCACTTACCTGGTCGTTGGACACACTGCAAATTTAATTGGTGGTCTTCGCTATTTAATAGGCTTAGAAAATGGCGCCTGGAAGCGTCTACCACAACAGGAGAATGAACATGAAAAAGGTTAA
- a CDS encoding glycosyltransferase: MMATKHNTHKAQHNKSTLTTVHIVQHLAPGGLETMVIELLKQTPAHERCYIISLEGSREEAIQNWSILRHYQQQLVFLNKSEGLQLSLIKQLSTELKRLSADVVHTHHIGPLLYGGIAARLSRVATCIHTEHDMWHLQNTKRRRVETLALKLVNPILVADADEVSKQLNELFPFTESKVIKNGVDCNRFVPANQAAARRILGLPEDALLIGAAGRLVPVKSHTTLIKAVSRLPNTTHLAIAGAGPLEHELKQLCHHLGISQRVHFLGLVSDMPTFYQSLDVFCLPSSCEGFPLSPLEAQACNIPVVVTDVGAARETLCPLSGLTTKSKRVFSLLATLEKAIATRHLFTPRDFVVEHNDVRTMSRAYRDLAIKA; this comes from the coding sequence ATGATGGCGACTAAGCACAACACCCACAAGGCTCAGCATAACAAATCAACGCTCACTACCGTGCATATCGTCCAGCATCTCGCGCCAGGCGGTTTAGAAACCATGGTGATTGAGCTTCTAAAGCAAACGCCAGCTCATGAACGCTGCTACATCATCAGTTTAGAGGGCTCGCGAGAAGAAGCGATCCAAAACTGGTCAATCTTAAGACACTACCAACAGCAATTAGTGTTTCTTAATAAAAGCGAAGGCTTACAGTTATCCCTTATCAAACAACTTAGCACAGAGCTCAAACGCCTAAGTGCCGATGTCGTTCACACTCACCACATTGGTCCCCTTCTCTATGGTGGCATTGCAGCACGATTGAGCCGCGTGGCAACTTGTATCCATACCGAACATGATATGTGGCACTTGCAAAATACTAAGCGTCGACGTGTTGAAACTCTGGCATTAAAACTGGTTAATCCAATACTGGTTGCCGATGCAGACGAGGTGAGTAAACAACTTAACGAATTGTTTCCATTTACCGAATCAAAAGTGATCAAGAACGGTGTCGATTGCAACCGATTCGTACCAGCTAATCAAGCAGCAGCGAGACGCATTTTAGGCCTACCAGAGGACGCACTGCTGATTGGTGCTGCTGGCAGACTGGTTCCTGTTAAGTCTCATACCACACTCATCAAAGCGGTTTCACGCTTACCAAATACTACACACCTCGCTATTGCTGGTGCCGGGCCGTTAGAGCACGAGTTAAAGCAGCTTTGCCATCATTTGGGTATCAGCCAGCGAGTCCACTTTTTAGGGCTAGTCAGTGATATGCCAACCTTCTATCAGTCGCTGGATGTGTTCTGTTTGCCATCCAGTTGCGAAGGTTTCCCACTATCCCCCCTTGAGGCGCAAGCGTGCAATATTCCCGTCGTCGTTACCGACGTAGGTGCTGCGCGCGAAACACTCTGCCCTCTCTCAGGGCTAACAACCAAGTCCAAACGGGTATTTTCACTACTGGCAACATTAGAAAAAGCGATTGCCACCCGTCACCTATTTACACCGCGAGATTTTGTTGTCGAACACAACGATGTACGCACCATGAGCCGCGCCTATCGTGACCTCGCGATTAAGGCATAA
- a CDS encoding GumC family protein → MSELKIRLLVMLTAAWRRRYAIIIPILVMPVIAYTIGAMTPPKYKSHTSMLIQETAKMNPFLEDIAVSTMLKERLSALKTLLNSRHVLQSVARDLNLINDTMSPYEQDSVIANISSNLTVSQLGKDFIKIEHSASSPDGMKALLESVSVHFIEELLAPERSSIRDSSEFLTIHIEKRKQALELAEQALAEYYNAHSAATPEMQSENLSRLAKLKQKLAEKQAELAGIEKSLGTLDQQLSKTNPIVGRLEEQIIEIRSELTLLKAKYTTSHSAVQAKLRELQRLEQERSVLLSSEQTGLDSDQLWDIASAAGAGSSREFQPLLITQLQNLQVVRGRYESLKQETSSLESMISELTANAKSYGSNAKQLLRLQRDVALKRELYDELVERYEMAELTGSLGIFEQNKRVKVIDLPYTPSSSTNLPAIVFAIIGVVAGIALGIGTAIFLELFDTTIRRRQQLEDAKLPVITAIPKITY, encoded by the coding sequence ATGAGTGAACTTAAGATACGCCTACTGGTGATGTTAACTGCGGCGTGGCGTCGCCGCTATGCGATTATCATCCCTATTTTGGTGATGCCCGTCATCGCCTATACCATTGGCGCCATGACGCCACCAAAGTATAAATCGCATACCAGTATGTTGATTCAAGAGACAGCGAAAATGAATCCATTTCTTGAAGACATCGCCGTATCTACCATGCTCAAAGAACGTTTATCAGCGTTGAAAACCTTACTCAATAGTCGTCACGTCCTTCAATCCGTCGCACGGGATTTAAATCTAATCAACGACACCATGAGTCCCTACGAGCAAGACTCTGTGATTGCGAACATTTCCTCCAATTTAACGGTCAGTCAGCTTGGCAAAGACTTTATTAAGATTGAGCACTCAGCGTCATCCCCCGATGGGATGAAAGCCCTGCTTGAGTCAGTCAGCGTGCACTTTATTGAAGAGCTGCTCGCCCCCGAACGATCGTCCATTCGTGACTCTAGCGAGTTTCTGACTATTCATATTGAGAAGCGCAAACAAGCTCTGGAACTGGCTGAACAAGCGCTGGCGGAGTATTACAACGCACACTCTGCTGCCACCCCTGAAATGCAAAGTGAAAACCTAAGTCGTCTGGCGAAACTCAAACAAAAACTGGCTGAGAAGCAAGCTGAGCTGGCGGGTATCGAGAAGAGTCTTGGTACTTTAGACCAACAGCTTTCGAAGACTAACCCGATTGTTGGGCGGTTAGAGGAACAAATTATTGAGATCCGCAGTGAACTGACGCTTCTCAAGGCAAAGTACACAACCTCTCACAGCGCTGTACAAGCAAAACTGCGTGAGCTGCAACGACTGGAGCAAGAGCGGTCGGTATTGTTAAGCAGCGAACAAACCGGACTGGATTCCGACCAACTATGGGACATTGCCAGCGCTGCGGGTGCAGGCAGCAGTCGTGAGTTTCAGCCACTGTTAATAACACAATTACAAAACCTTCAAGTCGTAAGAGGGCGCTATGAGTCACTGAAACAAGAAACATCCAGCTTGGAATCAATGATCTCTGAGCTCACTGCCAATGCAAAAAGCTACGGCAGCAATGCAAAGCAACTGCTGCGTTTACAGCGTGACGTAGCACTAAAGCGAGAGCTCTATGATGAGCTGGTAGAACGCTATGAAATGGCAGAGCTCACTGGCTCATTGGGTATCTTTGAGCAAAACAAGCGCGTTAAAGTGATTGATCTTCCTTACACACCAAGCAGCTCAACCAATCTACCAGCTATTGTCTTTGCCATAATAGGTGTGGTCGCAGGGATCGCTCTGGGTATCGGCACCGCTATTTTTCTTGAGCTGTTTGACACCACCATTCGCCGCCGACAACAGCTTGAAGATGCGAAATTGCCCGTCATCACAGCGATTCCTAAAATTACCTACTAG
- a CDS encoding glycosyltransferase: MRDLIVFGEDYGALPSSTQHLVKRLATKRKVLWINSIGLRQPRLNTNDFKRALGKILGKGKAEHFQSHRVEHPPSMTIANIHTLPAPRATWSRKLAAKAMAYQLRPMIDELNLNDPIVWTSLPTAADVCALLEQRSVVYYCGDDFGALAGVDHATVLDHEKGLVAQADLVITASEKLCARFPSHKTRLLSHGVDSKQFSTPAPRATDLPDRGRPIAGFYGSLSNWLDYELLNQTIAALPNWDFVFIGQLELSRLPITAADNVFYLGPKPHHELPRYSQHWTVSLLPFVLNEQIKACNPLKLKEYLAARRPVVSTDFPALSGYRQHVNVISDADTMVVALNRIAQESKILPKGLVDNESWDNRASTLELYLEAL, translated from the coding sequence ATGCGAGACCTGATTGTTTTTGGTGAAGATTACGGAGCGTTGCCGTCAAGCACGCAGCACCTAGTAAAGCGTTTAGCGACAAAAAGAAAAGTACTTTGGATCAATTCTATCGGACTGCGACAGCCCCGCCTGAACACCAATGACTTCAAGCGTGCGCTAGGCAAAATACTCGGCAAAGGAAAAGCAGAACACTTTCAATCACACCGAGTAGAACATCCGCCCTCTATGACGATTGCAAATATTCACACCCTGCCAGCACCTCGCGCGACTTGGAGTCGAAAACTGGCGGCAAAAGCGATGGCCTACCAACTAAGGCCAATGATTGATGAACTCAATCTCAACGATCCGATTGTGTGGACCTCGCTGCCAACAGCTGCGGACGTATGCGCACTGCTCGAACAGCGTTCTGTCGTGTATTACTGCGGTGACGATTTTGGTGCATTAGCCGGAGTCGATCACGCGACCGTCCTCGACCACGAAAAAGGCTTAGTCGCCCAAGCGGATTTAGTCATCACTGCCAGCGAAAAACTCTGTGCTCGATTTCCTAGCCATAAGACGCGTCTACTTAGTCACGGCGTAGACAGCAAGCAATTCTCTACACCAGCTCCGCGCGCGACCGACCTCCCCGATCGCGGCAGACCTATTGCAGGTTTTTACGGAAGCCTTTCGAATTGGCTCGATTACGAGTTGCTTAATCAAACAATCGCGGCACTGCCAAACTGGGATTTTGTATTCATTGGTCAACTTGAGCTAAGTCGACTACCAATAACCGCTGCAGACAACGTGTTTTATTTGGGGCCTAAGCCGCACCACGAACTTCCTCGCTATAGTCAGCACTGGACCGTTAGCCTTCTACCCTTCGTTCTCAATGAGCAGATTAAGGCCTGCAACCCGCTAAAGCTCAAAGAGTATTTGGCGGCAAGACGACCTGTGGTGAGTACCGACTTTCCCGCCCTGTCAGGCTATCGTCAACATGTCAACGTCATCAGTGATGCTGATACTATGGTTGTAGCACTTAACCGCATTGCTCAGGAGAGCAAAATTTTACCAAAAGGGTTAGTCGACAACGAAAGCTGGGATAACAGGGCGAGTACCTTAGAGCTGTACTTGGAGGCACTATGA
- a CDS encoding acyltransferase translates to MATATSFDFKTWLRSHPNPKMRQLFVMLKRARAMGIPTPSIYNKLMYRLITTIKAGFDTLTRLFIYTPAFKGRLASCGHSLYLYSGLPLVTGPLKIELGNECRISGHTTLSGRTTPHPDPNVTPTLKVGSNVDIGWQVSIAVAGKVEIQDNVRLAGRCQLFGYSGHPLNAEQRALGAPDEDHRLGDIVLERDVWLATGVTVQPGVTIGQGTIVAAGSVVTHDLPANVIAAGSPAKVVKKITQ, encoded by the coding sequence ATGGCCACTGCAACTTCATTTGATTTTAAAACCTGGCTACGCAGCCATCCAAACCCAAAAATGCGACAGCTATTTGTGATGTTAAAAAGAGCGCGTGCGATGGGCATTCCGACACCTAGCATCTATAACAAGTTGATGTATCGACTCATCACCACCATAAAAGCTGGCTTCGATACTCTTACTCGACTGTTTATTTATACGCCTGCGTTCAAAGGACGTCTCGCAAGCTGTGGTCACTCACTTTACTTATACAGTGGTCTGCCCTTGGTCACCGGTCCACTCAAAATTGAACTCGGCAACGAATGCCGCATATCTGGCCACACAACATTAAGTGGTCGTACTACACCGCACCCAGATCCCAATGTAACCCCAACGCTCAAAGTCGGTAGTAATGTTGATATTGGCTGGCAAGTGTCCATCGCAGTGGCAGGAAAAGTCGAAATTCAAGATAACGTGCGTCTTGCGGGGCGATGCCAGCTCTTTGGCTACTCTGGTCACCCGTTAAATGCTGAGCAGCGCGCGCTTGGCGCGCCTGATGAAGACCACAGATTAGGTGATATCGTTTTAGAGCGTGACGTATGGCTAGCCACTGGCGTCACCGTTCAGCCGGGTGTCACCATTGGTCAAGGTACTATAGTCGCGGCTGGCAGCGTGGTAACGCACGACTTACCGGCTAATGTCATCGCCGCGGGTTCGCCCGCCAAAGTGGTTAAAAAGATCACTCAATAA
- a CDS encoding O-antigen ligase family protein, with product MTHLTSQPSLSQTKHSNHIVLSLVLCGFVGAAWMLVPHPVIGLVIALLPIGILVVLSQTFWLVTLFIVFSFFRIHEVFPVLYPLKIPLMLSAGALAALIWHTVFSQKIKLYWHPTYFWLLVFWGLVIVGIPLASNKGVAISMFTGNYVKIIIMTLAVSWLITSSKELSRFSFAIVIAGLIVGCKAIFNSINGIGLVEGSRVTIGRSFGSMLGDPNDLALVLMFPLAFTVATATTRGVGIPMRLLAAGTSILLFFAVLATQSRGGLLGSLAVFGVFGWRFIQSKTLFFSLGIIGAAVLYVVAGISSRSSGGAAESGIDESAMGRVYAWEAAFKMALDNPLFGVGLDNFYYNYFFYSPHWDGLNHAVHSTWFGVLAESGFLGLAVFLLFIVSLIKCARHTLKNLDGNKDIPPYLRSMAMAVYSGLVGTFVSGTFLTQGFVWPIYILAALTIAVSQIASQFEKSANPQQDKQ from the coding sequence ATGACGCACTTAACGAGTCAACCTTCACTCAGCCAAACTAAACACAGTAACCATATCGTACTGAGTTTAGTGCTGTGTGGGTTCGTCGGTGCGGCCTGGATGCTGGTTCCCCACCCTGTTATTGGGCTGGTGATTGCGTTGCTACCCATCGGGATTTTAGTGGTTCTTAGTCAAACGTTTTGGCTGGTGACTCTATTTATCGTCTTTTCCTTCTTTAGAATTCATGAAGTTTTCCCCGTGCTCTATCCTCTAAAAATCCCTTTGATGCTGTCAGCAGGAGCGTTAGCCGCTCTTATTTGGCATACGGTCTTCAGTCAGAAAATTAAGCTTTACTGGCACCCCACGTATTTTTGGTTATTGGTGTTTTGGGGGCTGGTGATTGTCGGGATCCCCCTTGCCTCAAATAAGGGGGTGGCCATCTCAATGTTTACTGGCAATTACGTTAAGATCATTATCATGACATTAGCGGTCTCTTGGCTAATCACATCATCAAAAGAGTTGTCTCGTTTTTCTTTTGCCATCGTTATCGCCGGTCTCATTGTCGGCTGCAAGGCAATTTTCAATTCGATCAATGGTATTGGATTGGTGGAAGGTTCACGTGTCACTATCGGACGCAGCTTTGGCTCCATGTTAGGCGACCCTAACGATCTGGCACTTGTACTCATGTTTCCCCTAGCGTTTACTGTTGCCACCGCAACCACGCGCGGAGTCGGGATTCCAATGCGATTGCTCGCAGCAGGCACCTCCATTCTCCTTTTTTTCGCAGTTCTAGCCACCCAAAGCCGTGGGGGTTTGCTAGGCTCTCTCGCGGTGTTTGGCGTATTTGGCTGGCGGTTTATCCAATCGAAAACCTTATTCTTCTCGCTAGGTATCATTGGTGCGGCCGTGCTGTATGTGGTGGCCGGGATTTCTAGCCGTTCTTCAGGTGGCGCTGCCGAATCGGGTATTGATGAGTCGGCCATGGGACGAGTTTATGCATGGGAAGCAGCCTTCAAAATGGCACTCGATAACCCCCTTTTTGGGGTCGGGCTGGACAATTTTTACTACAACTACTTCTTTTACAGCCCTCACTGGGATGGGTTGAACCACGCAGTACACAGTACTTGGTTTGGCGTGCTCGCTGAGTCTGGGTTTCTTGGTTTAGCGGTATTTCTGCTGTTTATCGTCAGTTTAATAAAATGCGCCAGGCATACCCTCAAAAACCTAGATGGCAACAAAGATATCCCTCCTTACCTTCGCTCTATGGCGATGGCGGTCTATAGCGGCCTTGTTGGCACCTTTGTATCAGGCACCTTCTTAACCCAAGGGTTTGTCTGGCCTATCTACATTCTTGCCGCCCTTACGATTGCCGTTTCACAAATCGCTTCTCAATTTGAGAAATCAGCAAACCCACAACAAGACAAACAATAA